One region of Sulfuriroseicoccus oceanibius genomic DNA includes:
- a CDS encoding metallophosphoesterase, with the protein MRKQHYDVIGDIHGAYRQLKQMLTHLGYVRPNGRWTHPAGRKLAFLGDFIDPKYDGDHDVPAVLETVKCLCDDGIAVAVMGNHEYNAVCYATKGHDGEWLRPHNERNARQVRMTLDRFDGGFESAAWQGWVDWFRTLPMALDLGGMRMVHACWHEEMLGRLNGQTLEDHEFLVRSATRGHDDYEAVEVVLKGIELPIANGASYVDHTGTERFNFRVKWFDTEPAGRTCRDLAFPSGVFDVPDEPITDDMLGDVIGYDSAAVPVFIGHYFKPTDSALSPDSTNLACLDHSVAKGGPLICYRWSGETTLKPENYVAA; encoded by the coding sequence GCTCAAACAAATGCTCACCCACCTGGGCTATGTCAGACCCAACGGCCGCTGGACACACCCCGCAGGCCGCAAGCTTGCCTTCCTGGGTGACTTCATCGACCCGAAATACGACGGCGACCACGACGTCCCAGCCGTCCTCGAAACGGTGAAGTGCCTGTGCGACGACGGCATTGCCGTGGCCGTGATGGGGAACCACGAGTACAACGCGGTCTGCTATGCCACCAAAGGGCATGACGGCGAATGGCTGCGCCCGCACAACGAACGCAATGCCCGCCAGGTACGCATGACCCTCGATCGCTTTGACGGCGGCTTTGAGAGCGCCGCCTGGCAGGGCTGGGTCGATTGGTTCCGGACCCTGCCAATGGCGCTCGACTTGGGCGGCATGCGGATGGTCCACGCCTGCTGGCATGAGGAAATGCTCGGCCGTCTGAACGGGCAGACGCTCGAAGACCATGAGTTCCTAGTTCGCTCGGCCACCAGAGGGCACGACGACTATGAGGCGGTGGAGGTGGTTCTCAAAGGAATTGAGCTGCCTATCGCCAACGGTGCCAGCTACGTCGACCACACCGGCACCGAGCGCTTCAACTTCCGCGTCAAATGGTTCGACACCGAGCCCGCTGGCCGCACCTGCCGTGACTTGGCGTTCCCATCGGGCGTCTTCGACGTGCCGGACGAGCCCATCACCGACGACATGCTCGGCGATGTCATCGGCTACGACAGCGCTGCTGTGCCGGTCTTCATCGGCCACTACTTCAAACCGACCGACAGCGCACTGAGCCCGGATTCGACCAACCTCGCCTGCCTCGACCACAGCGTCGCCAAAGGTGGACCGCTGATCTGCTACCGCTGGTCAGGGGAAACAACCCTCAAACCGGAGAACTACGTAGCGGCATGA
- the ispF gene encoding 2-C-methyl-D-erythritol 2,4-cyclodiphosphate synthase yields the protein MAANTLPPGPHYRTGIGYDVHQFAEGRKCILGGVEIPSDVGLLGHSDADVLCHAIADALLGTVGLPDIGHFFPPSDPTIEGISSLEILRKVAEELAARDAVIVNIDSTLIAEKPKVLPHVDAMKEKIGEVLGLPAERIGIKATTNEKMGFVGRSEGIAAMASASVLG from the coding sequence ATGGCAGCCAACACACTTCCTCCAGGTCCGCATTACCGCACGGGCATCGGTTATGACGTTCATCAGTTCGCCGAGGGCCGCAAGTGCATCCTCGGTGGTGTCGAGATCCCTAGCGACGTCGGTCTGCTCGGACATTCCGATGCCGACGTGCTGTGTCACGCGATTGCCGACGCCTTGCTGGGTACCGTCGGTCTGCCGGACATCGGGCACTTTTTCCCACCGTCGGATCCGACAATTGAAGGGATTAGCAGTTTGGAAATTCTGCGCAAGGTGGCAGAGGAGTTGGCGGCTCGCGATGCGGTGATCGTAAACATCGACAGCACGTTGATCGCGGAGAAACCGAAGGTGCTCCCTCATGTCGATGCGATGAAAGAGAAGATCGGCGAGGTGCTCGGACTTCCCGCCGAGCGTATCGGCATCAAGGCGACAACCAACGAGAAGATGGGCTTTGTCGGCCGCAGCGAAGGGATCGCCGCCATGGCGAGTGCTTCAGTGTTGGGGTGA
- a CDS encoding inositol monophosphatase family protein: MSEIPTTDLNAFLDVAQSAAREAGELLCKHFGSDLEVDSKLAYDIKLALDRESQELITKRLLAAFPGHALLGEEGVDGDAGSPFQWIVDPIDGTVNFFYGIPHFCVSIALRYQGDTLIGVIYDPNLDEMFVVTKGGMPTCNGKEIRVSERDELSDSIVTVGFSKSKESIDEGFERFKEISHQVRKTRMMGSAALAMAYIACGRLDAYIEEQISTWDIAAGLLLVDAAGGTTHVTPRDDRGEKFSICSSNGKLPLEKYHL; the protein is encoded by the coding sequence ATGAGCGAGATCCCGACGACCGACCTGAACGCATTTCTAGACGTTGCCCAGTCCGCCGCACGTGAAGCGGGTGAACTGTTGTGCAAACACTTTGGCTCGGACTTGGAGGTCGACTCAAAGCTGGCGTACGACATCAAGCTGGCGCTTGACCGTGAGAGCCAGGAGTTGATCACCAAGCGCTTGCTGGCCGCGTTTCCGGGGCATGCGTTGCTCGGTGAGGAAGGCGTCGATGGCGATGCGGGCAGTCCCTTTCAATGGATCGTGGATCCGATCGACGGGACGGTGAACTTCTTTTATGGCATCCCTCACTTCTGTGTCTCGATTGCTCTGCGCTACCAGGGCGACACGTTGATCGGCGTGATCTACGATCCGAATTTGGACGAAATGTTCGTCGTGACCAAGGGCGGTATGCCGACCTGCAATGGCAAAGAGATCCGAGTCAGCGAGCGCGATGAGCTGAGCGATTCGATCGTGACCGTCGGCTTCTCCAAGAGCAAGGAGTCGATCGACGAGGGCTTCGAGCGCTTCAAGGAAATCTCTCACCAAGTGCGCAAAACCCGGATGATGGGCAGCGCGGCACTGGCCATGGCGTACATTGCCTGCGGCCGCCTCGATGCTTATATCGAAGAACAGATCAGCACGTGGGACATTGCGGCTGGTTTGTTGCTGGTGGATGCCGCGGGAGGCACCACGCACGTCACTCCGCGCGACGATCGCGGTGAGAAATTCTCGATTTGTTCTTCCAATGGCAAGCTTCCGTTGGAGAAGTACCACCTCTAA
- a CDS encoding YceK/YidQ family lipoprotein, producing the protein MKPKVLFRIVGAAAALVFNASCASTSKYDRGYAYPYSATAVDVSFIALAAVCYQPTGPDSFDFLFKPWWIPLYVADLPFSLLTDTVMLPYDLIHIRRVGEPRPQSTRELPDD; encoded by the coding sequence GTGAAACCGAAGGTATTGTTCAGAATTGTTGGCGCGGCAGCGGCACTCGTTTTCAACGCGAGTTGCGCGTCTACGTCGAAGTACGATCGTGGGTATGCGTATCCCTATTCTGCGACGGCGGTGGACGTCAGCTTTATTGCTCTTGCTGCCGTTTGCTACCAACCGACGGGGCCTGACTCGTTTGATTTTCTCTTCAAGCCATGGTGGATTCCTCTTTATGTCGCGGATCTTCCATTCTCGTTGCTGACGGATACGGTAATGCTTCCTTACGATCTGATCCACATCCGGCGCGTAGGCGAACCTAGACCTCAGAGTACCAGGGAACTGCCTGACGACTGA
- a CDS encoding Hsp20/alpha crystallin family protein, whose translation MSTCTLTKPEQETAAALPTVRPPYNTKRLDDALEVGIALPGVAKEDVSVNFDKGVLSVEASRRFEAPGDQMFVHREIDDTRYVLNLRVSDQLDTDRVSAALENGILALRIPLREETKPRKIEIS comes from the coding sequence ATGAGCACATGCACTCTTACCAAGCCTGAACAGGAAACCGCCGCAGCACTTCCAACCGTGCGCCCACCTTACAACACAAAGCGTCTCGACGATGCGTTGGAGGTCGGGATCGCCTTGCCCGGAGTGGCAAAGGAGGATGTCTCGGTGAACTTCGACAAGGGCGTGCTGTCGGTCGAGGCCAGCCGTCGCTTCGAAGCACCGGGCGACCAGATGTTCGTCCATCGCGAGATCGACGACACTCGTTATGTCCTCAACCTGCGGGTGTCGGATCAGCTCGACACGGACCGGGTATCGGCCGCGTTGGAGAATGGTATCCTCGCGCTGCGCATCCCGCTGCGTGAAGAGACCAAACCACGCAAGATCGAGATCAGCTAA
- a CDS encoding Hsp20/alpha crystallin family protein — MKLTRIPTAPANASPFDALFESAFRDFDRLFAGQSIGTHEPAADVLEGHDAYMIRLELPGATRDDLSINVEDGVLTIDQYCGDDRRSRTFRLSRTVDQSAITAALDAGILTVTLPRAEEAKARQIEIN; from the coding sequence ATGAAACTGACCAGAATTCCAACAGCACCAGCAAACGCATCTCCATTCGACGCCTTGTTCGAATCCGCCTTTCGCGATTTCGACCGCCTTTTTGCCGGTCAGAGCATCGGCACGCACGAACCGGCCGCCGATGTGCTGGAAGGGCACGATGCCTACATGATCCGGCTTGAGTTGCCGGGCGCAACCCGCGACGACCTCTCGATCAATGTCGAGGACGGCGTGCTCACGATTGACCAGTACTGCGGCGATGACCGTCGCAGCCGCACGTTTCGTCTGAGCCGCACGGTCGACCAGAGCGCGATCACCGCAGCACTCGATGCCGGCATTCTTACCGTCACCCTGCCACGGGCCGAGGAAGCCAAGGCACGCCAGATCGAGATCAACTGA